Proteins from a genomic interval of Gadus macrocephalus chromosome 2, ASM3116895v1:
- the LOC132473424 gene encoding uncharacterized protein LOC132473424 isoform X2, translating into MECAASIMMAVGYILRLSWICLLLFGGSLPFPSMKWYKYTSTDHPEAMAGDIKLANYPTGMLDLYSLVDRSNKIPLGAALKQAPLNPEEGARFQGGGALELGQENAKIEDWNHVRPVTFPLRPPYQHNSFEEQWGSRKPMFPSAYEPSTKPSSELAGSDLIPPTSYLFYDAFSSDPTLESKQGSESGVYFNPTQNLNFQAGEREGSQIWRRTGGEEPGFSNMGQAAPTIGAQTLQADTVSSSDTNGGYYSSALQLDVQAGSQSYSPNLVYEDVFYYPDAETAPPSKEGDRYDSANAVQPSTLSSASYMTKEEQPVFSSHTGDWAHVAPVETPAYPSFVADFGLDSTSSKTAAQPVLFKPLKKAPQLPSSKWRQISKEAPQLPSSKWLQRPKKAPQLSSSKWLQRPKKARDQTASTYIVQSKGSHRRSRQMLSKKKYFSGFPPPPPFVLMALRP; encoded by the exons ATGGAGTGTGCTGCTTCAATTATGATGGCTGTTGGGTACATTCTCAG ACTGTCTTGGATTTGTTTATTGCTGTTTGGTGGCAGTCTTCCTTTCCCGTCAATGAAGT GGTACAAGTACACCTCCACTGACCATCCTGAAGCTATGGCTGGGGATATCAAGCTAGCAAATTATCCAACTGGGATGTTGGATTTATATAGCCTAGTAGACCGAAGCAACAAAATCCCACTAGGTGCAGCTTTAAAGCAGGCACCATTGAACCCAGAGGAAGGGGCGAGGTTCCAGGGAGGTGGAGCGTTGGAGCTTGGACAGGAAAATGCCAAGATTGAAGACTGGAACCATGTCAGGCCAGTGACATTCCCTCTAAGACCTCCCTACCAGCATAACTCATTTGAGGAGCAGTGGGGAAGCAGAAAGCCTATGTTCCCATCAGCTTATGAGCCCTCTACCAAACCATCTTCAGAACTGGCAGGCTCTGACCTTATCCCACCTACTTCATATCTGTTTTATGATGCATTCAGTAGTGATCCTACTTTGGAGTCTAAACAAGGGTCGGAAAGTGGCGTGTACTTTAATCCTACCCAGAACCTCAACTTCCAGGCTGGTGAACGAGAGGGCTCACAAATCTGGAGGAGGACCGGAGGAGAGGAGCCGGGATTCAGTAACATGGGCCAGGCAGCTCCGACCATTGGCGCACAGACTCTGCAGGCTGACACAGTATCTAGTAGTGACACTAATGGGGGTTACTATAGCTCTGCACTGCAGCTCGACGTCCAGGCTGGTTCACAAAGCTATTCCCCTAACCTGGTCTATGAGGATGTTTTTTATTACCCAGATGCTGAAACTGCACCACCTTCAAAAGAGGGTGACCGCTATGACTCTGCAAATGCGGTCCAGCCAAGCACTTTGTCCTCGGCTTCCTACATGACCAAAGAAGAGCAGCCGGTATTCTCCAGTCATACAGGTGACTGGGCTCATGTTGCTCCTGTGGAAACCCCTGCCTATCCAAGCTTTGTGGCTGATTTCGGCTTGGACTCGACTTCAAGTAAAACCGCTGCACAACCAGTCCTCTTTAAGCCACTGAAGAAGGCTCCTCAGCTGCCCAGCTCCAAGTGGCGTCAGATATCGAAGGAGGCTCCTCAGCTGCCCAGCTCCAAGTGGCTTCAGAGGCCAAAGAAG GCTCCTCAGCTGTCCAGCTCCAAGTGGCTTCAGAGGCCGAAGAAGGCGAGGGACCAGACTGCATCTACCTACATTGTCCAATCCAAGGGCTCACACCGCCGAAGCCGCCAGATGTTATCCAAGAAGAAGTACTTCAGCGgtttccctccaccgcccccATTCGTGCTTATGGCTCTGAGACCGTAA
- the LOC132473424 gene encoding uncharacterized protein LOC132473424 isoform X3 encodes MECAASIMMAVGYILRLSWICLLLFGGSLPFPSMKWYKYTSTDHPEAMAGDIKLANYPTGMLDLYSLVDRSNKIPLGAALKQAPLNPEEGARFQGGGALELGQENAKIEDWNHVRPVTFPLRPPYQHNSFEEQWGSRKPMFPSAYEPSTKPSSELAGSDLIPPTSYLFYDAFSSDPTLESKQGSESGVYFNPTQNLNFQAGEREGSQIWRRTGGEEPGFSNMGQAAPTIGAQTLQADTVSSSDTNGGYYSSALQLDVQAGSQSYSPNLVYEDVFYYPDAETAPPSKEGDRYDSANAVQPSTLSSASYMTKEEQPVFSSHTGDWAHVAPVETPAYPSFVADFGLDSTSSKTAAQPVLFAPQLPSSKWLQRPKKAPQLSSSKWLQRPKKARDQTASTYIVQSKGSHRRSRQMLSKKKYFSGFPPPPPFVLMALRP; translated from the exons ATGGAGTGTGCTGCTTCAATTATGATGGCTGTTGGGTACATTCTCAG ACTGTCTTGGATTTGTTTATTGCTGTTTGGTGGCAGTCTTCCTTTCCCGTCAATGAAGT GGTACAAGTACACCTCCACTGACCATCCTGAAGCTATGGCTGGGGATATCAAGCTAGCAAATTATCCAACTGGGATGTTGGATTTATATAGCCTAGTAGACCGAAGCAACAAAATCCCACTAGGTGCAGCTTTAAAGCAGGCACCATTGAACCCAGAGGAAGGGGCGAGGTTCCAGGGAGGTGGAGCGTTGGAGCTTGGACAGGAAAATGCCAAGATTGAAGACTGGAACCATGTCAGGCCAGTGACATTCCCTCTAAGACCTCCCTACCAGCATAACTCATTTGAGGAGCAGTGGGGAAGCAGAAAGCCTATGTTCCCATCAGCTTATGAGCCCTCTACCAAACCATCTTCAGAACTGGCAGGCTCTGACCTTATCCCACCTACTTCATATCTGTTTTATGATGCATTCAGTAGTGATCCTACTTTGGAGTCTAAACAAGGGTCGGAAAGTGGCGTGTACTTTAATCCTACCCAGAACCTCAACTTCCAGGCTGGTGAACGAGAGGGCTCACAAATCTGGAGGAGGACCGGAGGAGAGGAGCCGGGATTCAGTAACATGGGCCAGGCAGCTCCGACCATTGGCGCACAGACTCTGCAGGCTGACACAGTATCTAGTAGTGACACTAATGGGGGTTACTATAGCTCTGCACTGCAGCTCGACGTCCAGGCTGGTTCACAAAGCTATTCCCCTAACCTGGTCTATGAGGATGTTTTTTATTACCCAGATGCTGAAACTGCACCACCTTCAAAAGAGGGTGACCGCTATGACTCTGCAAATGCGGTCCAGCCAAGCACTTTGTCCTCGGCTTCCTACATGACCAAAGAAGAGCAGCCGGTATTCTCCAGTCATACAGGTGACTGGGCTCATGTTGCTCCTGTGGAAACCCCTGCCTATCCAAGCTTTGTGGCTGATTTCGGCTTGGACTCGACTTCAAGTAAAACCGCTGCACAACCAGTCCTCTTT GCTCCTCAGCTGCCCAGCTCCAAGTGGCTTCAGAGGCCAAAGAAG GCTCCTCAGCTGTCCAGCTCCAAGTGGCTTCAGAGGCCGAAGAAGGCGAGGGACCAGACTGCATCTACCTACATTGTCCAATCCAAGGGCTCACACCGCCGAAGCCGCCAGATGTTATCCAAGAAGAAGTACTTCAGCGgtttccctccaccgcccccATTCGTGCTTATGGCTCTGAGACCGTAA
- the LOC132473424 gene encoding uncharacterized protein LOC132473424 isoform X4: MECAASIMMAVGYILRLSWICLLLFGGSLPFPSMKWYKYTSTDHPEAMAGDIKLANYPTGMLDLYSLVDRSNKIPLGAALKQAPLNPEEGARFQGGGALELGQENAKIEDWNHVRPVTFPLRPPYQHNSFEEQWGSRKPMFPSAYEPSTKPSSELAGSDLIPPTSYLFYDAFSSDPTLESKQGSESGVYFNPTQNLNFQAGEREGSQIWRRTGGEEPGFSNMGQAAPTIGAQTLQADTVSSSDTNGGYYSSALQLDVQAGSQSYSPNLVYEDVFYYPDAETAPPSKEGDRYDSANAVQPSTLSSASYMTKEEQPVFSSHTGDWAHVAPVETPAYPSFVADFGLDSTSSKTAAQPVLFKPLKKAPQLPSSKWLQRPKKVMDQSAATYHVQSKGGHIRGRQVFSRKKYFSGFPPPPASVLMAMKPKSETVRGKW, translated from the exons ATGGAGTGTGCTGCTTCAATTATGATGGCTGTTGGGTACATTCTCAG ACTGTCTTGGATTTGTTTATTGCTGTTTGGTGGCAGTCTTCCTTTCCCGTCAATGAAGT GGTACAAGTACACCTCCACTGACCATCCTGAAGCTATGGCTGGGGATATCAAGCTAGCAAATTATCCAACTGGGATGTTGGATTTATATAGCCTAGTAGACCGAAGCAACAAAATCCCACTAGGTGCAGCTTTAAAGCAGGCACCATTGAACCCAGAGGAAGGGGCGAGGTTCCAGGGAGGTGGAGCGTTGGAGCTTGGACAGGAAAATGCCAAGATTGAAGACTGGAACCATGTCAGGCCAGTGACATTCCCTCTAAGACCTCCCTACCAGCATAACTCATTTGAGGAGCAGTGGGGAAGCAGAAAGCCTATGTTCCCATCAGCTTATGAGCCCTCTACCAAACCATCTTCAGAACTGGCAGGCTCTGACCTTATCCCACCTACTTCATATCTGTTTTATGATGCATTCAGTAGTGATCCTACTTTGGAGTCTAAACAAGGGTCGGAAAGTGGCGTGTACTTTAATCCTACCCAGAACCTCAACTTCCAGGCTGGTGAACGAGAGGGCTCACAAATCTGGAGGAGGACCGGAGGAGAGGAGCCGGGATTCAGTAACATGGGCCAGGCAGCTCCGACCATTGGCGCACAGACTCTGCAGGCTGACACAGTATCTAGTAGTGACACTAATGGGGGTTACTATAGCTCTGCACTGCAGCTCGACGTCCAGGCTGGTTCACAAAGCTATTCCCCTAACCTGGTCTATGAGGATGTTTTTTATTACCCAGATGCTGAAACTGCACCACCTTCAAAAGAGGGTGACCGCTATGACTCTGCAAATGCGGTCCAGCCAAGCACTTTGTCCTCGGCTTCCTACATGACCAAAGAAGAGCAGCCGGTATTCTCCAGTCATACAGGTGACTGGGCTCATGTTGCTCCTGTGGAAACCCCTGCCTATCCAAGCTTTGTGGCTGATTTCGGCTTGGACTCGACTTCAAGTAAAACCGCTGCACAACCAGTCCTCTTTAAGCCACTGAAGAAG GCTCCTCAGCTGCCCAGCTCCAAGTGGCTTCAGAGGCCAAAGAAGGTGATGGACCAGTCTGCAGCTACCTACCATGTCCAATCCAAGGGTGGACACATCCGAGGCCGTCAGGTGTTCTCCAGGAAGAAATACTTCAGCGGtttccctccaccgcccgcATCCGTGCTTATGGCGATGAAGCCTAAATCTGAGACCGTAAGAGGTAAATGGTGA
- the LOC132473424 gene encoding uncharacterized protein LOC132473424 isoform X1, with protein sequence MAVGCILRVSWFCLLLFGGSLPFPSMKGYSYTSKTDHPEIGGDKDDELQTSHTLMFDAYTLAKGYSDRSKKVPLAAAPKQAPLNPEEGARIQGGRAVEFGQKNAEMEDQKLVKPVTFPLNPPNQHDYSFEEQRGSTKPQFPKPSTKPSSELAGSDLIPPTPYLLMDDGAFSSGPTLESKQVSKSGRYIGPTQNLNFQAGEQEGSQINADQPGRLSYATYRTERGKPVISINSGNVAPAAPTISAQTLQADAVSRTDTKGGYSSSALYLDVQAGSQSYSPNLVYEDVFQYPAAETAQLPSEESDLSDYNSVNVVQRPSTWSSAPYMTREEEPVYVSNSGNVAPAAQTISAPALQVDAVSRTDTKGGYSSSSLHRDLPAGVQEGSQSYSPNLVYEDVFQYPAAETAHLPSEESDLSDYNSVNVVQRPSTWSSAPYMTREEEPVYVSNSGDRAQAAPTISEQPLEAEAVPSTDTKGGYSSSSLNLNFQAGAQEGSQSYSPNLVDQAVYQYPAAEAEQRHSEGVDASKYDSMNAFQPSTWSSASYMTKEEQPVFSSHTGDWAHVAPVETPAYPSYVADFGLDSTSSKAAAQPVLFRPLKKAPQLSSSKWLQRPKKARDQTASTYIVQSKGSHRRSRQMLSKKKYFSGFPPPPPFVLMALRP encoded by the exons ATGGCTGTTGGGTGCATTCTCAG AGTGTCttggttttgtttgttgctGTTTGGTGGCAGTCTTCCTTTTCCATCAATGAAGG gttACAGCTATACCTCCAAGACTGACCATCCTGAAATTGGGGGTGATAAAGATGACGAGCTACAAACTTCTCATACTCTGATGTTTGATGCATATACCCTAGCAAAAGGATATTCAGACCGAAGCAAAAAAGTCCCACTAGCTGCAGCTCCAAAGCAGGCTCCGTTGAACCCCGAGGAAGGGGCGAGGATCCAGGGAGGCAGAGCTGTGGAGTTTGGACAGAAAAATGCTGAGATGGAAGACCAGAAACTAGTCAAGCCAGTGACATTCCCTCTAAACCCTCCCAACCAGCATGATTACTCTTTTGAGGAGCAGAGGGGCAGCACAAAGCCTCAGTTCCCTAAGCCTTCTACCAAACCATCTTCAGAACTGGCAGGCTCTGACCTTATCCCTCCTACTCCATATCTGTTGATGGACGATGGTGCATTCAGTAGTGGTCCTACTTTGGAGTCTAAACAAGTGTCTAAAAGTGGCCGGTACATTGGTCCTACCCAGAACCTCAACTTCCAGGCTGGTGAACAAGAGGGCTCACAAATCAATGCGGACCAGCCAGGAAGGTTGTCCTATGCTACCTACAGGACCGAAAGAGGGAAGCCAGTAATCTCCATTAATTCAGGTAACGTGGCCCCGGCAGCTCCAACCATTAGTGCACAGACTCTGCAGGCTGACGCAGTATCTAGAACTGACACTAAAGGGGGTTACTCTAGCTCTGCACTGTATCTCGATGTCCAGGCTGGTTCACAAAGCTACTCCCCTAACCTGGTCTATGAGGATGTTTTTCAATACCCAGCTGCTGAAACTGCACAGCTTCCTTCAGAAGAGAGTGACCTCTCCGACTACAACTCTGTGAATGTGGTCCAGCGGCCAAGCACTTGGTCTTCTGCTCCCTACATGACTAGAGAAGAGGAGCCGGTTTACGTCAGTAATTCAGGTAACGTGGCCCCGGCAGCGCAGACCATTAGTGCACCGGCTCTGCAGGTTGATGCAGTGTCTAGAACGGACACTAAAGGGGGTTACTCTAGCTCTTCACTGCACCGTGACCTCCCAGCTGGTGTACAAGAAGGTTCACAAAGCTATTCCCCTAACCTGGTCTATGAGGATGTTTTTCAATACCCTGCTGCTGAAACTGCACATCTTCCTTCAGAAGAGAGTGACCTCTCCGACTACAACTCTGTGAATGTGGTCCAGCGGCCAAGCACTTGGTCTTCTGCTCCCTACATGACTAGAGAAGAGGAGCCGGTTTACGTCAGTAATTCAGGTGACAGGGCCCAGGCAGCGCCGACCATTAGCGAACAGCCTCTGGAGGCTGAAGCAGTACCTAGTACTGACACTAAAGGGGGTTACTCTAGCTCCTCACTGAACCTCAACTTCCAAGCTGGTGCACAAGAAGGTTCACAAAGCTATTCCCCTAACCTTGTCGATCAGGCTGTTTATCAATACCCAGCTGCTGAAGCTGAACAGCGTCATTCAGAGGGGGTTGACGCCTCCAAGTATGACTCTATGAACGCCTTCCAGCCAAGCACTTGGTCCTCGGCTTCCTACATGACCAAAGAAGAGCAGCCGGTATTCTCCAGTCATACAGGTGACTGGGCCCATGTTGCTCCTGTGGAAACCCCTGCCTATCCAAGCTATGTGGCTGATTTCGGCTTGGACTCTACTTCAAGTAAAGCCGCTGCACAACCAGTCCTCTTCAGGCCACTGAAGAAGGCTCCTCAGCTGTCCAGCTCCAAGTGGCTTCAGAGGCCGAAGAAGGCGAGGGACCAGACTGCATCTACCTACATTGTCCAATCCAAGGGCTCACACCGCCGAAGCCGCCAGATGTTATCCAAGAAGAAGTACTTCAGCGgtttccctccaccgcccccATTCGTGCTTATGGCTCTGAGACCGTAA
- the LOC132473414 gene encoding uncharacterized protein LOC132473414: MAVGCILRVSWFCLLLFGGSLPFPSMKGYSYTSKTDHPEIGGDKDDELQTSHTLMFDAYSQEKGYSDRSKKVPLAAAPKQAPLNPEEGARIQGGRAVEFGQKNAEMEDQKLVKPVTFPLNPPNQHDYSFEEQRGSTKPQFPKPSTKPSSKLAGSDLIPPTPYLLMDGGAFSSGPTLESKQVSKSGRYIGPTKNLNFQAGEQEGSQINADQPRRLSYVTYRTERGKPVISINSGNVAPAAPTISAQTLQADAVSRTDTKGGYSSSALYLDVQAGSQSYSPNLVYEDVFQYPAAETAQLPSEESDLSDYNSVNVVQRPSTWSSAPYMTREEEPVYVSNSGNVAPAAQTISAPALQVDAVSRTDTKGGYSSSSLHRDLPAGVQEGSQSYSPNLVYEDVFQYPAAETAHLPSEESDLSDYNSVNVVQRPSTWSSAPYMTREEEPVYVSNSGDRAQAAPTISEQPLEAEAVPSTDTKGGYSSSSLNLNFQAGAQEGSQSYSPNLVDQAVYQYPAAEAEQRHSEGVDASKYDSMNAFQPSTWSSASYMTKEEQPVFSSHTGDWAHVAPVETPAYPSYVADFGLDSTSSKAAAQPVLFRPLKKAPQLSSSKWLQRPKKARDQTASTYIVQSKGSHRRSRQMLSKKKYFSGFPPPPPFVLMALRP, from the exons ATGGCTGTTGGGTGCATTCTCAG AGTGTCttggttttgtttgttgctGTTTGGTGGCAGTCTTCCTTTTCCATCAATGAAGG gttACAGCTATACCTCCAAGACTGACCATCCTGAAATTGGGGGTGATAAAGATGACGAGCTACAAACTTCTCATACTCTGATGTTTGATGCATATAGCCAAGAAAAAGGATATTCAGACCGAAGCAAAAAAGTCCCACTAGCTGCAGCTCCAAAGCAGGCTCCGTTGAACCCCGAGGAAGGGGCGAGGATCCAGGGAGGCAGAGCTGTGGAGTTTGGACAGAAAAATGCTGAGATGGAAGACCAGAAACTAGTCAAGCCAGTGACATTCCCTCTAAACCCTCCCAACCAGCATGATTACTCTTTTGAGGAGCAGAGGGGCAGCACAAAGCCTCAGTTCCCTAAGCCTTCTACCAAACCATCTTCAAAACTGGCAGGCTCTGACCTTATCCCTCCTACTCCATATCTGTTGATGGACGGTGGTGCATTCAGTAGTGGTCCTACTTTGGAGTCTAAACAAGTGTCTAAAAGTGGCCGGTACATTGGTCCTACCAAGAACCTCAACTTCCAGGCTGGTGAACAAGAGGGCTCACAAATCAATGCGGACCAGCCAAGAAGGTTGTCCTATGTTACCTACAGGACCGAAAGAGGGAAGCCAGTAATCTCCATTAATTCAGGTAACGTGGCCCCGGCAGCTCCAACCATTAGTGCACAGACTCTGCAGGCTGACGCAGTATCTAGAACTGACACTAAAGGGGGTTACTCTAGCTCTGCACTGTATCTCGATGTCCAGGCTGGTTCACAAAGCTACTCCCCTAACCTGGTCTATGAGGATGTTTTTCAATACCCAGCTGCTGAAACTGCACAGCTTCCTTCAGAAGAGAGTGACCTCTCCGACTACAACTCTGTGAATGTGGTCCAGCGGCCAAGCACTTGGTCTTCTGCTCCCTACATGACTAGAGAAGAGGAGCCGGTTTACGTCAGTAATTCAGGTAACGTGGCCCCGGCAGCGCAGACCATTAGTGCACCGGCTCTGCAGGTTGATGCAGTGTCTAGAACGGACACTAAAGGGGGTTACTCTAGCTCTTCACTGCACCGTGACCTCCCAGCTGGTGTACAAGAAGGTTCACAAAGCTATTCCCCTAACCTGGTCTATGAGGATGTTTTTCAATACCCTGCTGCTGAAACTGCACATCTTCCTTCAGAAGAGAGTGACCTCTCCGACTACAACTCTGTGAATGTGGTCCAGCGGCCAAGCACTTGGTCTTCTGCTCCCTACATGACTAGAGAAGAGGAGCCGGTTTACGTCAGTAATTCAGGTGACAGGGCCCAGGCAGCGCCGACCATTAGCGAACAGCCTCTGGAGGCTGAAGCAGTACCTAGTACTGACACTAAAGGGGGTTACTCTAGCTCCTCACTGAACCTCAACTTCCAAGCTGGTGCACAAGAAGGTTCACAAAGCTATTCCCCTAACCTTGTCGATCAGGCTGTTTATCAATACCCAGCTGCTGAAGCTGAACAGCGTCATTCAGAGGGGGTTGACGCCTCCAAGTATGACTCTATGAACGCCTTCCAGCCAAGCACTTGGTCCTCGGCTTCCTACATGACCAAAGAAGAGCAGCCGGTATTCTCCAGTCATACAGGTGACTGGGCCCATGTTGCTCCTGTGGAAACCCCTGCCTATCCAAGCTATGTGGCTGATTTCGGCTTGGACTCTACTTCAAGTAAAGCCGCTGCACAACCAGTCCTCTTCAGGCCACTGAAGAAGGCTCCTCAGCTGTCCAGCTCCAAGTGGCTTCAGAGGCCGAAGAAGGCGAGGGACCAGACTGCATCTACCTACATTGTCCAATCCAAGGGCTCACACCGCCGAAGCCGCCAGATGTTATCCAAAAAGAAGTACTTCAGCGgtttccctccaccgcccccATTCGTGCTTATGGCTCTGAGACCGTAA
- the LOC132473470 gene encoding uncharacterized protein LOC132473470 produces MAVGCILRVSWFCLLLFGGSLPFPSMKGYSYTSKTDHPEIGGDKDDELQTSHTLMFDAYSQEKGYSDRSKKVPLAAAPKQAPLNPEEGARIQGGRAVEFGQKNAEMEDQKLVKPVTFPLNPPNQHDYSFEEQRGSTKPQFPKPSTKPSSKLAGSDLIPPTPYLLMDGGAFSSGPTLESKQVSKSGRYIGPTKNLNFQAGEQEGSQINADQPRRLSYVTYRTERGKPVISINSGNVAPAAPTISAQTLQADAVSRTDTKGGYSSSALYLDVQAGSQSYSPNLVYEDFSQYPAAETAQLPSEESDLSDYNSVNVVQPSTWSSAPYMTREEEPVYVSNSGDRAQAAPTISEQPLEAEAVPSTDTKGGYSSSSVNLNFQAGAQEGSQSYSPNLVDQAVYQYPAAEAEQRHSEGVDASKYDSMNAFQPSTWSSASYMTKEEQPVFSSHTGDWAHVAPVETPAYPSYVADFGLDSTSSKAAAQPVLFRPLKKAPQLSSSKWLQRPKKARDQTASTYIVQSKGSHRRSRQMLSKKKYFSGFPPPPPFVLMALRP; encoded by the exons ATGGCTGTTGGGTGCATTCTCAG AGTGTCttggttttgtttgttgctGTTTGGTGGCAGTCTTCCTTTTCCATCAATGAAGG gttACAGCTATACCTCCAAGACTGACCATCCTGAAATTGGGGGTGATAAAGATGACGAGCTACAAACTTCTCATACTCTGATGTTTGATGCATATAGCCAAGAAAAAGGATATTCAGACCGAAGCAAAAAAGTCCCACTAGCTGCAGCTCCAAAGCAGGCTCCGTTGAACCCCGAGGAAGGGGCGAGGATCCAGGGAGGCAGAGCTGTGGAGTTTGGACAGAAAAATGCTGAGATGGAAGACCAGAAACTAGTCAAGCCAGTGACATTCCCTCTAAACCCTCCCAACCAGCATGATTACTCTTTTGAGGAGCAGAGGGGCAGCACAAAGCCTCAGTTCCCTAAGCCTTCTACCAAACCATCTTCAAAACTGGCAGGCTCTGACCTTATCCCTCCTACTCCATATCTGTTGATGGACGGTGGTGCATTCAGTAGTGGTCCTACTTTGGAGTCTAAACAAGTGTCTAAAAGTGGCCGGTACATTGGTCCTACCAAGAACCTCAACTTCCAGGCTGGTGAACAAGAGGGCTCACAAATCAATGCGGACCAGCCAAGAAGGTTGTCCTATGTTACCTACAGGACCGAAAGAGGGAAGCCAGTAATCTCCATTAATTCAGGTAACGTGGCCCCGGCAGCTCCAACCATTAGTGCACAGACTCTGCAGGCTGACGCAGTATCTAGAACTGACACTAAAGGGGGTTACTCTAGCTCTGCACTGTATCTCGATGTCCAGGCTGGTTCACAAAGCTACTCCCCTAACCTTGTCTATGAGGACTTTTCTCAATACCCAGCTGCTGAAACTGCACAGCTTCCTTCAGAAGAGAGTGACCTCTCCGACTACAACTCTGTGAATGTGGTCCA GCCAAGCACTTGGTCTTCTGCTCCCTACATGACTAGAGAAGAGGAGCCGGTTTACGTCAGTAATTCAGGTGACAGGGCCCAGGCAGCGCCGACCATTAGCGAACAGCCTCTGGAGGCTGAAGCAGTACCTAGTACTGACACTAAAGGGGGTTACTCTAGCTCCTCAGTGAACCTCAACTTCCAAGCTGGTGCACAAGAAGGTTCACAAAGCTATTCCCCTAACCTTGTCGATCAGGCTGTTTATCAATACCCAGCTGCTGAAGCTGAACAGCGTCATTCAGAGGGGGTTGACGCCTCCAAGTATGACTCTATGAACGCCTTCCAGCCAAGCACTTGGTCCTCGGCTTCCTACATGACCAAAGAAGAGCAGCCGGTATTCTCCAGTCATACAGGTGACTGGGCCCATGTTGCTCCTGTGGAAACCCCTGCCTATCCAAGCTATGTGGCTGATTTCGGCTTGGACTCTACTTCAAGTAAAGCCGCTGCACAACCAGTCCTCTTCAGGCCACTGAAGAAGGCTCCTCAGCTGTCCAGCTCCAAGTGGCTTCAGAGGCCGAAGAAGGCGAGGGACCAGACTGCATCTACCTACATTGTCCAATCCAAGGGCTCACACCGCCGAAGCCGCCAGATGTTATCCAAGAAGAAGTACTTCAGCGgtttccctccaccgcccccATTCGTGCTTATGGCTCTGAGACCGTAA